A window from Mytilus galloprovincialis chromosome 8, xbMytGall1.hap1.1, whole genome shotgun sequence encodes these proteins:
- the LOC143085661 gene encoding A-kinase anchor protein 17A-like codes for MAGNTAACSDTSEAIDLFKPQGLYLKPIAKINVCVQLPVLKEPGKTISNWEVMEKIKHMIKPHVFLSLKIVKSTLEFIRLEGELENKSLIKTLMQRLEGKTIKLSGFSETLKVKAGEAKISFPLKHDWDSYFRDAKHMNEMKPGERPDTIHFKDLPSRWFASYHSKTKDKPCEMVLRRVFEGFGEIRCVDIPMLDPYRKEILPGIQTFSFGQDLTFESYVQFKEYIGFMKAMDALRGMKFLYIGEDEKAYTANVKVDFDKSKHLSDKCIKKRRIERWKLQLLEKEREEKVKKEREETERKQEEERLKKENDEREKERRRTEKIEKKELRRKEREEKRRLQRLEKRRLEDEKKYQIKLALEERKFLIAQRKLESIRLLTELFERVKEEKVKEDLEKREIELEDERKKQVEAEALRKAEEKQRKEEQKRKRRMDLEHQEYELRHKILKNVKAKEEKKEEEIREQLRKKLAKKRGKVKLKSAIVLKK; via the exons ATGGCAGGAAATACAGCTGCTTGTAGTGACACTTCAGAAGCTATAGATTTGTTCAAACCTCAGGGACTTTATCTAAAACCAATAGCAAAAATTAATGTCTGTGTTCAACTTCCTGTATTGAAAGAACCAGGAAAGACTATTTCTAATTGGGAAGTCATGGAAAAAATCAAACACATGATTAAACCTCATGTTTTCTTGTCTCTCAAAATAGTAAAAAGTACTCTAGAGTTCATTCGACTAGAAGGTGAATTGGAGAATAAATCTTTGATAAAAACCTTGATGCAGAGATTGGAAGGCAAGACCATCAAACTCAGTGGGTTTTCAGAAACACTGAAAGTGAAAGCTGGGGAAGCAAAAATATCATTTCCTCTCAAACATGACTGGGATTCTTATTTTAGAGATGCAAAACacatgaatgaaatgaaaccaggTGAGAGACCGGATACAATACACTTTAAAGATCTGCCTAGTAGATGGTTTGCGTCGTATCACAGTAAAACAAAAGACAAGCCATGTGAAATGGTTTTACGGAGAGTGTTTGAGGGGTTTGGTGAAATACGTTGTGTAGATATTCCAATGTTGGATCCATACAGAAAAGAAATACTCCCTGGAATCCAGACATTTTCATTTGGACAAGATCTTACATTTGAATCTTATGTGCAGTTTAAAGAATATATTGGGTTTATGAAAGCAATGGATGCCTTGAGAGGAATGAAGTTTCTGTACATTGGAGAAGATGAAAAAGCCTACACTGCCAATGTGAAG GTTGACTTTGATAAGTCAAAGCATTTATCAGATAAATGTATTAAGAAGAGAAGAATAGAAAGGTGGAAGTTACAGTTACTTGAGAAAGAGAGAgaagaaaaagttaaaaaggagaGAGAGGAAACAGAGAGAAAACAAGAGGAAGAAAG gttaaaaaaagaaaatgatgagagagagaaagaaagaagaagaacagaaaaaattgaaaagaaagaaCTAAGGAGAAAAGAAAGGGAAGAAAAGAGACGATTGCAAAGATTAGAAAAACGTAGACtggaagatgaaaaaaaatatcagattaaATTAGCATTAGAAGAAAGGAAGTTTTTAATAGCTCAGAGGAAGCTAGAGTCTATCAGACTATTAACAGAGTTATTTGAAAGAGTTAAG GAAGAGAAAGTGAAAGAGGACTTAGAAAAGCGTGAAATAGAACTTGAAGATGAAAGGAAGAAACAAGTAGAAGCTGAGGCATTGAGAAAAGCAGAGGAAAAACAGAGAAAAGAAgaacagaaaagaaaaagaaggaTGGATTTAGAACATCAAGAATATGAACTCAGACACAAAATACTCAAAAATGTTAAAGCCAAAGAagagaaaaaagaagaagaaataagAGAACAGTTGAGAAAAAAGTTAGCAAAAAAGAGAggaaaagtgaaattaaaaagtGCTATTGTCCTGAAGAAATGA